In one window of Thalassotalea agarivorans DNA:
- a CDS encoding IS3 family transposase (programmed frameshift) yields MSRQRYTEEFKIQAVKQVTEQGHSMTSVAERLGVSYKSIHDWVKRYSKPAKQRQVDDAQSDEIRRLKAELKRVTMERDNLKGGRRVLCRGVKEKYTFVKSRLKQYPVELMCQVLNINRSGFYAWQKKPLSNRAIEDQRLLGKIKQFWLESGCTYGYRNITIDLKNDGEICGKNRIHRIMRTNKIKAIRGYKRHRGFGNNKQHPAAPNTLNREFKVNKPDQTWVTDFTYIRTYEGWLYLTVVIDLFSRKVVGWTMKSSPKSDLVIDALLMAVWRRRPQSKVLVHSDQGVQYTSSDWRSFLKEHNLEASMSRKGNCHDNAVAESFFSLLKKDRVKRKIYKTRDEARAEIFDYIECFYNSKRNHGTNGGVSPNEFEKRYFKELETV; encoded by the exons ATGAGCCGTCAGCGCTATACAGAAGAATTTAAAATCCAAGCAGTCAAACAAGTAACAGAGCAAGGTCACTCGATGACTTCCGTTGCTGAGCGATTGGGAGTCAGCTACAAGTCCATTCATGATTGGGTAAAAAGATATTCCAAGCCCGCCAAGCAGCGTCAAGTAGATGATGCCCAATCTGATGAAATACGTCGCTTAAAAGCCGAATTAAAGCGGGTTACAATGGAACGTGACA ATCTTAAAGGAGGCCGCCGTGTACTTTGCAGGGGAGTCAAAGAAAAGTACACGTTCGTGAAATCTCGACTCAAGCAATATCCTGTCGAGTTAATGTGTCAGGTTCTTAACATCAACCGCAGTGGTTTTTATGCCTGGCAGAAAAAGCCATTGAGTAATCGTGCAATCGAAGACCAAAGGCTGTTGGGCAAGATTAAACAATTCTGGCTCGAAAGTGGCTGTACCTATGGTTATCGCAATATCACGATTGACTTGAAAAATGATGGTGAGATATGCGGTAAAAATCGCATCCATCGGATAATGCGAACCAATAAAATTAAAGCTATCAGAGGTTACAAACGCCACCGAGGCTTTGGAAATAATAAACAACATCCCGCAGCGCCTAACACTTTAAATAGGGAGTTCAAGGTGAATAAGCCCGATCAAACGTGGGTGACAGATTTCACATATATCCGCACTTACGAGGGGTGGCTATATCTCACGGTTGTGATTGACTTATTTTCTCGAAAAGTCGTTGGCTGGACGATGAAAAGCAGCCCCAAATCTGACCTAGTAATCGATGCTTTACTGATGGCCGTATGGCGTCGAAGACCACAAAGTAAGGTGCTGGTTCACTCTGATCAGGGAGTCCAATATACCTCCTCTGATTGGCGTAGCTTCTTAAAAGAGCACAACTTGGAAGCTAGCATGAGTCGGAAAGGTAATTGCCATGATAACGCCGTGGCGGAGAGCTTTTTCTCATTGCTCAAGAAGGACAGAGTTAAACGTAAGATCTATAAAACCCGTGACGAAGCAAGGGCTGAGATATTTGACTACATTGAATGTTTCTACAATTCAAAAAGAAATCATGGTACAAATGGTGGTGTTTCTCCAAACGAATTTGAGAAACGTTATTTTAAGGAGCTAGAAACTGTCTAG
- a CDS encoding P-loop domain-containing protein: protein MDAESIWPINSAPVWEPLIDKKYDRQKFIKFCDAFTIELALPISSETLNEPSILEQELINLVKYKVGIGSYPNQDRDPIDFSGLSISLANLARTQNATHTPSSIESELGLRTDFGKLNQIFPVNSDVFVNRDSFEQSLIANAKKLNHQVVLGSPGAGKSWSLTRLAEKLEGEGICVAKHYCYLEPGDEELERRISTESLFANLLYELTSKNTKLRDNLTSRYSSTFESLDEAIKVACEQEELVVIIVDGLDHISRVLSEAEQLSFSDTDIIGQICSLSLPNNVVLILGSQPGEHIQRITESLGERVSINSVPPWDRFEIEILLNAFNIRQIYNSNSAITFKKLTDAILVKSDGNPLYATFLAKEILNRNDINSIHDLDDWFGLQPTVNGNVSSYYQYLLSKEDDGTLLIANILGLIDFGITTEELKQITPLLAPIIDSSIKHLSPILTDVTGQGGLRIYHESFRRFVVENQSNSDQIRNILQPITEWLFKIGFFKSAKSYRFLLVLLRRQKESGKVLELVSTEFISKSLEFGHPELAIGKNLEIAIEVASQQNNWAALTKLAELKRSLHTCFEEKLNEQFTYWETFTKVFGAELTSERLLFDGEPTLPSGLGLAVCSLITDAGHVAPWREYLLKESTENTINDSARSAGNSDYDESFQKSINRFKGLLATKGKLIGYKKLVKFLLKQKRALKEDYIYELITALQSYFDNDIGLRISKFLSHHTSINSNSILGISHLCKAERETAQNKASEANLAVGYLKSRDKIKLCLMLGAVPSNCVSVSQKPSDIDLSIGSYSPEYENILEWFVSLHINPKSFSVELERVRKGDNWYSQWLEFLIRLAEHRTSNNSLAITDIFKLISENTAPFKGEPRSCDLYRVQPLIIESIIDGLKLTNSAEEFRECIRYVKIAMNETATSMDRGESGPIQTIPLLTRLCSLSNLNFAQNEILKFSMEVVKESESYGTYFESHAEMGMSLAYLLSSSGFQDESKKEWRKITQYLCAYGWRKDVTINEILDSLPSIAKPNWPVGKDAFIKSLPLAQALRRHTDGRETKHAINHWFSSLCHSNLNIALEVLSGTLHDYDGGVSWVLDSATHSVLDEYFKKSIDPVAYHVLCTTEFNFRYEGDAKERIREELKIIEDFLKNDKKLGTKYFENLVKRYLGSSSKYPEEVLPQLEKFAQIYSLSFNQQVPPKPKEKKSEYLKQDQFSVCIRQRITPQIRLPLTSAVSKNKETEFRKIINFVTEKMDSRGRVSIDAFINYFGYALYEYSETNGEQQAGEFLLLFVEKAYSAYMSDHHPIIDLAEGFSRLKKYELSCIAYTLSHVYRRGNRGWGNIGDELSEHHLLKAVEINKELALNIYARGAGHLISTNSYNYGITEGIISRLSSVGLHDDANQAWWAAYEVIKHRLPLTEESDYCWLNSTPLIKSKSWSEQEGIIAVLLAKLDSPYIAIKHQAMLAIKHLIETDNSNLVKPLRWYLTESTPITSLEVLLALLLKYDTEEYSLSKKIKSTLELLANSPLWIVKNCARALLRQFCNDDYKDHMIHFAKEALEDRFVVELLAMDKSDKTFFMSSIWSDFAQVYASTLSYRLSKSEFNKEQWKTRIQLVHGDRGDCYPGVQVMGWDEELAEMTTNEVLNNLEIQKQEFSDPSEAMELAESLLPDVEAYITFKELQCTRENYPLPAEIKETYKSKEFTYVMSNGLYKGWIRAAYIERQWLFDEESYSKEAKEKVEVQSALAIEPDEFPAPEGIAPIFPSNDISWEVPIDGLDMPMGLCFGKADYSTFLGSIEVLMPHPSLISALNLKLSSPFSLKDESEQEVAVFRNWRKIYERSYDTEVVELEGSEILIHPKLIEKIERIDGSKIITLTSKFKEAVSNPVKGR from the coding sequence TTGGATGCTGAATCCATTTGGCCTATTAATTCAGCTCCAGTTTGGGAGCCTCTAATTGATAAAAAGTACGACAGACAAAAATTTATCAAATTTTGCGACGCTTTTACTATTGAATTGGCACTCCCAATTTCTAGTGAGACTCTCAATGAGCCAAGTATTTTAGAACAAGAGCTTATAAATTTAGTTAAGTATAAAGTCGGTATAGGCTCATACCCAAATCAAGATAGGGATCCTATTGATTTTTCCGGTTTATCAATTTCCCTCGCCAATTTAGCAAGAACTCAAAACGCAACACACACTCCTAGTAGCATCGAATCAGAACTAGGATTGAGGACTGATTTTGGAAAGCTCAACCAGATATTCCCTGTAAACTCAGATGTTTTTGTTAACAGAGATTCGTTTGAACAGTCACTTATTGCTAATGCAAAAAAGTTAAATCACCAAGTTGTTTTGGGAAGCCCTGGAGCCGGGAAATCTTGGAGTCTGACCCGACTGGCTGAAAAGCTTGAAGGCGAAGGAATATGTGTAGCAAAACATTACTGTTACCTTGAGCCTGGAGATGAAGAGCTAGAGAGAAGAATAAGTACCGAGAGTTTATTTGCTAACTTGCTGTACGAACTTACGAGCAAAAATACAAAGTTACGAGATAACCTAACTTCAAGATATTCATCAACTTTCGAGTCATTAGATGAAGCTATAAAAGTTGCGTGCGAACAAGAAGAGCTGGTGGTAATTATAGTAGACGGCCTAGACCACATCAGCAGGGTTTTGTCTGAAGCGGAACAATTAAGTTTTTCTGATACTGATATCATAGGCCAAATTTGTAGTTTATCACTCCCTAATAATGTAGTTTTAATACTTGGGTCTCAACCCGGCGAACATATACAACGAATCACAGAATCCCTAGGCGAACGCGTCTCTATAAACTCTGTTCCACCTTGGGATCGATTCGAAATCGAAATCCTGTTGAACGCTTTTAATATACGGCAAATCTACAATAGCAACTCAGCAATTACTTTCAAAAAACTAACTGATGCTATTTTGGTGAAGTCAGATGGTAACCCGCTATATGCAACTTTTTTGGCAAAAGAGATACTTAATAGAAATGATATTAACTCAATACATGATTTAGACGACTGGTTCGGTTTACAACCTACCGTAAATGGGAATGTATCTTCGTACTATCAGTATCTCTTGTCAAAAGAAGACGATGGAACGTTGTTAATTGCTAACATTTTAGGACTGATAGACTTTGGAATTACGACCGAAGAATTAAAGCAAATCACCCCTTTGTTAGCCCCTATAATAGATTCAAGCATCAAGCATTTATCTCCCATTTTAACAGACGTAACAGGACAAGGTGGCCTTAGAATTTATCATGAAAGTTTCAGGAGGTTTGTTGTTGAGAACCAATCTAATTCAGATCAGATTAGAAATATCTTACAACCAATAACCGAGTGGCTTTTTAAAATTGGTTTCTTCAAATCCGCAAAATCTTATCGTTTTTTGCTCGTTTTACTCAGACGACAAAAAGAGTCTGGCAAAGTGCTAGAACTAGTTTCCACCGAATTTATTTCTAAGAGTCTAGAATTCGGACACCCTGAATTGGCGATAGGAAAAAATCTTGAGATAGCTATAGAAGTCGCATCTCAGCAGAATAATTGGGCTGCACTAACAAAGCTCGCCGAATTAAAAAGATCTTTGCACACTTGTTTTGAAGAAAAACTTAACGAACAGTTCACATACTGGGAGACTTTTACAAAGGTTTTTGGTGCAGAATTAACCTCTGAGCGCTTACTGTTCGACGGTGAACCAACTTTACCCTCTGGATTAGGACTAGCAGTGTGTTCCCTCATAACAGATGCTGGACATGTCGCTCCTTGGAGGGAATATCTTCTCAAAGAGTCCACAGAAAATACCATTAACGATTCAGCTCGGTCGGCTGGCAACTCTGACTATGATGAAAGCTTCCAAAAATCCATAAATAGATTCAAAGGACTACTAGCTACAAAAGGAAAGCTAATAGGATACAAAAAATTAGTAAAGTTCCTTCTAAAGCAAAAAAGAGCACTAAAAGAAGATTACATATATGAATTAATCACAGCGCTACAATCATATTTTGACAACGATATAGGCCTAAGGATATCAAAATTTTTATCTCATCATACAAGTATAAACAGTAACTCAATATTAGGGATTTCACATTTATGCAAAGCAGAGCGTGAAACAGCTCAAAATAAGGCTTCCGAAGCCAACTTAGCTGTGGGATATTTGAAAAGTAGAGATAAAATCAAACTTTGTTTGATGCTTGGTGCGGTTCCAAGTAATTGTGTCTCTGTTTCCCAAAAGCCAAGTGACATAGACCTTTCCATTGGAAGCTACTCACCTGAATATGAGAACATTCTAGAATGGTTTGTTTCCCTGCATATTAACCCGAAGAGCTTTAGTGTCGAGTTAGAAAGGGTAAGAAAAGGTGATAATTGGTATTCCCAGTGGCTAGAGTTCTTAATTCGACTGGCGGAACACCGCACTTCAAATAATTCATTAGCTATTACAGACATTTTCAAGCTTATCTCTGAGAATACAGCCCCGTTTAAAGGGGAGCCTCGATCTTGTGACCTATACCGTGTACAACCACTAATTATTGAGTCAATTATTGACGGCTTAAAGCTGACCAATAGTGCAGAAGAGTTCAGGGAATGTATTCGCTACGTTAAGATAGCTATGAATGAAACAGCAACGTCTATGGATAGAGGCGAGTCGGGGCCAATACAAACAATCCCCCTGCTTACTCGGTTATGTTCCCTAAGCAATTTAAATTTTGCGCAGAATGAAATTCTAAAGTTCTCCATGGAAGTTGTTAAAGAATCAGAGTCCTACGGTACTTATTTTGAAAGCCATGCAGAGATGGGGATGTCGTTGGCTTATTTACTTTCTTCTTCTGGTTTTCAAGACGAATCCAAAAAAGAGTGGAGAAAAATCACACAATACTTGTGCGCATATGGTTGGAGAAAAGATGTTACAATTAACGAAATATTGGACTCTTTACCCTCCATCGCTAAGCCAAACTGGCCTGTGGGAAAAGATGCTTTTATCAAATCTCTTCCTTTAGCTCAAGCTTTGCGTAGACACACAGACGGCAGGGAAACCAAACATGCGATTAATCATTGGTTTTCAAGTCTATGCCATTCAAATTTAAACATAGCTTTAGAAGTACTAAGTGGCACTCTTCACGACTATGACGGTGGAGTGAGTTGGGTATTAGACAGTGCAACGCACTCAGTGCTTGATGAATATTTTAAGAAATCGATTGACCCGGTTGCTTACCATGTACTTTGCACTACCGAATTCAATTTCAGGTATGAAGGAGATGCAAAAGAAAGAATTAGAGAAGAGCTGAAAATAATCGAAGACTTCCTAAAAAATGATAAAAAACTCGGCACAAAATATTTTGAAAACTTAGTTAAGCGTTATCTTGGTAGCTCATCCAAGTATCCTGAAGAGGTTTTGCCACAGCTAGAAAAGTTTGCACAAATTTACTCTCTGAGCTTCAACCAACAAGTACCGCCGAAGCCAAAAGAAAAGAAATCAGAATATTTAAAACAAGATCAATTTTCAGTTTGTATTCGACAGAGAATAACTCCTCAAATCCGACTCCCTTTGACTAGTGCAGTTTCAAAAAACAAAGAAACCGAATTCAGAAAAATTATTAACTTTGTTACTGAAAAAATGGATTCTAGAGGCCGAGTTTCTATAGATGCGTTTATAAATTATTTTGGTTATGCCCTGTATGAATACTCGGAAACCAATGGAGAGCAACAAGCGGGAGAGTTCTTATTATTATTTGTTGAAAAAGCATATTCGGCATACATGTCTGATCACCATCCAATCATAGATTTAGCAGAAGGATTTAGTCGTCTAAAGAAATATGAATTGTCTTGTATTGCATATACGCTTTCGCATGTATACCGTAGAGGAAATAGAGGTTGGGGAAACATTGGCGATGAACTATCAGAGCATCACCTTTTAAAGGCAGTTGAGATCAATAAAGAGCTAGCACTGAACATATATGCGAGAGGTGCTGGTCATCTAATATCCACAAACAGTTACAATTATGGAATTACTGAAGGTATTATTAGTAGGCTATCTAGCGTGGGATTACACGACGATGCAAATCAAGCTTGGTGGGCCGCTTATGAAGTCATAAAGCACCGATTACCTCTAACCGAAGAGAGTGATTACTGTTGGCTAAACTCAACACCTTTAATAAAGTCTAAGAGCTGGTCCGAACAAGAAGGAATTATCGCTGTACTCCTAGCAAAACTAGATTCTCCATACATTGCAATTAAACATCAAGCAATGCTAGCAATAAAACACTTAATCGAAACAGATAACTCTAATTTGGTTAAACCACTGAGGTGGTATTTAACTGAATCTACACCTATTACATCTTTGGAAGTGTTATTAGCATTGTTATTGAAATATGACACCGAAGAATATTCACTATCGAAAAAAATAAAATCTACGTTGGAATTGTTAGCTAATTCTCCTTTATGGATTGTAAAGAACTGCGCTAGGGCCCTACTAAGACAATTTTGTAACGATGATTATAAAGACCATATGATTCATTTTGCTAAGGAAGCTTTGGAAGACAGGTTTGTAGTCGAGCTTCTTGCAATGGATAAATCCGACAAAACATTTTTTATGAGTTCTATTTGGAGTGATTTTGCGCAGGTTTATGCCAGCACCCTTAGTTATAGACTTTCAAAATCCGAATTCAATAAGGAACAATGGAAAACGAGAATACAACTTGTGCATGGTGATAGAGGAGATTGCTATCCTGGAGTTCAGGTTATGGGCTGGGATGAAGAACTTGCTGAAATGACTACTAATGAGGTTCTTAACAACTTAGAGATTCAAAAACAAGAATTCTCAGATCCATCTGAAGCAATGGAGTTGGCAGAATCACTACTTCCAGATGTCGAAGCATATATCACATTCAAGGAGCTTCAATGCACGAGGGAAAACTACCCTCTACCCGCTGAAATTAAAGAAACATATAAAAGTAAAGAATTCACTTACGTTATGAGCAATGGTCTATATAAAGGATGGATAAGAGCAGCATATATAGAGCGACAATGGCTATTTGATGAAGAGTCCTATTCCAAAGAAGCAAAAGAAAAAGTTGAAGTTCAATCTGCATTAGCAATAGAACCTGATGAATTTCCGGCTCCTGAGGGCATAGCACCAATATTCCCTTCAAATGATATTAGCTGGGAAGTTCCGATTGATGGGCTAGATATGCCAATGGGACTATGTTTTGGAAAAGCTGACTACAGTACATTTTTAGGCAGTATAGAAGTACTTATGCCTCACCCAAGTCTAATATCAGCTCTTAATCTGAAACTTAGTAGCCCATTTTCATTGAAGGATGAATCTGAGCAAGAAGTTGCAGTGTTTAGAAACTGGCGAAAAATCTATGAGCGCTCATATGATACTGAAGTAGTTGAATTGGAAGGCTCAGAGATACTAATTCATCCCAAGTTAATAGAAAAGATAGAACGTATTGACGGCAGTAAAATCATTACATTAACCTCGAAATTTAAAGAGGCCGTATCTAATCCAGTAAAAGGCAGATGA
- the gcvP gene encoding aminomethyl-transferring glycine dehydrogenase codes for MTNRTLADLEQNQEFIRRHIGPDAEQTKAMLAEINADSVDALIDEIVPADIRLADLPNIEESKTEVKALSDLKAVASLNKVNKSYIGLGYYGTLTPNVILRNVLENPGWYTAYTPYQPEIAQGRLESLLNYQQMCLDLTGLDLASASLLDEGTAAAEAMALAKRVSKNKKSNLFFVADNVYPQTIDVVKLRADMFGFDVIVAPANTVAEHDVFGALFQYPSATGEVADITSLIDAVHDKKAIAAVAADIMSLVMLKAPGELGADVVIGSSQRFGVPMGYGGPHAAFFTTSDKYKRSMPGRIIGVSRDTRGKDALRMAMQTREQHIRREKANSNICTAQVLLANMAAFYAVYHGPQGLKTIAERIHRLTDILCLGTATNGVQAIHEHYFDTLTFKLANKDEVVARALAVDVNLRTDVDGHVSVSLDETTTREDVAVLFDVLLGEGHGLDVAALDAKIIECGHSSIPPSLVRESAILTHPVFNSYHSETEMLRYIKKLENKDLALNHSMISLGSCTMKLNATAQMIPVSWPEFANMHPFAPLDQAQGYKSMIDELGKWLVELTGYDDISMQPNSGAQGEYAGLVAIQKYHESRGEGHRNICLIPSSAHGTNPASAQMVSMKVVVVDCDKNGNVDMADLKAKAEELADNLSCIMITYPSTHGVYEETIKDICDIVHANGGQVYLDGANMNAQVGITSPGFIGADVSHLNLHKTFAIPHGGGGPGMGPIGVKSHLAPFLPGHKLVDFNNELQGNGAISAAPFGSAGILCISYLYIALLGKQGVTDSTKYAITNANYLAHKLSEHFPILYTGNNGRVAHECIVDLRPIKEASGITEMDVAKRLMDYGFHAPTMSFPVAGTLMIEPTESEAKVELDRFIEAMTSIREEIRKVEQGQWTVEDNPLANAPHTLDDITDANWNRAYSVQEAVFPVPAAAANKFWPTVNRIDDVYGDRNLICSCPAVETYIDAE; via the coding sequence ATGACAAATCGCACTTTAGCTGATTTAGAGCAAAACCAAGAATTTATCCGTCGTCATATTGGCCCGGATGCAGAGCAAACTAAAGCGATGTTGGCTGAAATCAATGCTGACTCTGTAGATGCACTAATCGATGAGATTGTACCTGCGGATATTCGTTTAGCAGACTTGCCAAACATTGAAGAAAGCAAAACTGAAGTGAAGGCGTTGAGCGACCTTAAAGCGGTAGCTAGCCTAAACAAGGTGAACAAGTCCTATATTGGTTTGGGTTACTACGGTACGTTAACGCCGAACGTTATTTTGCGTAATGTCCTGGAAAATCCAGGTTGGTATACGGCCTATACGCCGTATCAGCCAGAAATCGCTCAAGGGCGTCTTGAATCTTTACTTAACTATCAGCAAATGTGTTTAGACCTAACGGGTTTAGACCTAGCAAGTGCATCTTTACTTGACGAAGGTACAGCGGCTGCTGAAGCAATGGCGCTTGCCAAGCGTGTATCTAAAAATAAAAAATCAAACCTATTTTTTGTTGCTGACAACGTATATCCACAAACAATCGATGTCGTAAAACTACGTGCTGACATGTTTGGTTTTGACGTGATTGTTGCACCTGCTAACACAGTTGCAGAACACGATGTATTCGGTGCGCTATTCCAATACCCATCAGCAACAGGTGAAGTAGCAGATATCACGTCATTAATTGATGCGGTTCATGACAAAAAAGCGATTGCAGCAGTAGCGGCAGACATAATGAGCCTTGTGATGCTTAAAGCACCGGGCGAATTAGGCGCTGATGTTGTAATTGGTTCATCACAACGTTTTGGTGTACCAATGGGCTACGGTGGTCCTCACGCAGCATTCTTCACAACATCTGACAAGTACAAACGTTCAATGCCAGGTCGTATTATCGGTGTTTCTCGTGATACACGTGGTAAAGATGCGCTAAGAATGGCAATGCAAACGCGTGAACAACATATTCGCCGTGAAAAAGCCAACTCAAACATTTGTACAGCGCAAGTGTTGTTAGCAAACATGGCAGCGTTTTATGCGGTATATCACGGTCCGCAAGGACTTAAAACAATCGCTGAGCGCATCCATCGCTTAACTGATATTCTTTGCTTAGGTACAGCAACTAACGGTGTACAAGCGATTCACGAGCACTATTTTGATACGTTAACATTTAAGTTAGCAAACAAAGACGAAGTCGTAGCTCGTGCATTAGCAGTCGATGTCAACTTACGCACAGATGTTGATGGTCACGTGTCTGTTTCACTTGATGAAACGACAACGCGTGAAGATGTTGCGGTGTTATTCGATGTATTACTAGGCGAAGGTCATGGCTTAGATGTTGCAGCATTAGACGCTAAGATCATCGAGTGTGGTCATAGCTCGATCCCACCGAGCTTAGTGCGCGAATCAGCGATATTAACGCACCCAGTATTTAATTCTTACCATAGCGAAACAGAAATGCTTCGTTATATCAAAAAATTAGAAAACAAAGATTTAGCGCTTAATCACTCAATGATTTCGCTAGGTTCTTGTACCATGAAGCTGAATGCAACAGCGCAAATGATCCCCGTGAGCTGGCCTGAATTTGCCAACATGCACCCATTTGCTCCACTAGACCAAGCGCAAGGCTATAAGTCGATGATCGACGAACTTGGCAAATGGTTGGTTGAGTTAACTGGCTACGACGACATCTCAATGCAACCAAACTCTGGTGCACAAGGTGAATACGCAGGTCTTGTTGCTATTCAAAAGTACCATGAAAGCCGTGGCGAAGGGCATCGTAACATTTGTTTGATCCCAAGCTCAGCACACGGTACTAACCCAGCATCTGCACAAATGGTTAGCATGAAAGTGGTTGTGGTTGATTGTGATAAAAACGGTAACGTCGACATGGCTGACCTTAAAGCGAAAGCTGAAGAGTTAGCAGATAACTTGTCTTGTATCATGATTACTTACCCATCAACGCATGGTGTTTATGAAGAAACGATCAAAGACATTTGCGACATCGTACATGCTAATGGCGGTCAGGTTTACCTAGACGGCGCTAACATGAACGCACAAGTGGGAATTACTTCACCAGGCTTCATTGGTGCTGACGTATCACACTTAAACTTGCACAAAACGTTTGCTATTCCACATGGTGGTGGTGGTCCAGGTATGGGTCCTATCGGTGTTAAATCACACCTAGCGCCATTCTTACCAGGTCACAAGTTGGTAGACTTTAATAACGAGCTACAAGGTAACGGTGCTATTTCTGCTGCGCCATTTGGTAGTGCAGGTATCCTATGTATTTCATACCTTTACATCGCATTGTTAGGTAAGCAAGGTGTAACTGATTCAACTAAGTACGCTATTACTAACGCAAACTACCTTGCACACAAGTTAAGTGAGCACTTCCCAATTTTATATACGGGTAACAATGGTCGTGTTGCGCACGAATGTATTGTTGACTTACGTCCGATTAAAGAAGCGTCAGGCATCACTGAAATGGACGTAGCTAAGCGTTTGATGGACTACGGTTTCCACGCACCAACTATGTCATTCCCAGTAGCGGGCACATTGATGATCGAACCAACTGAATCGGAAGCAAAAGTAGAACTTGACCGTTTCATCGAAGCAATGACATCAATCCGTGAAGAGATTCGTAAAGTAGAGCAGGGCCAATGGACAGTGGAAGACAATCCACTTGCTAACGCACCGCACACACTTGACGACATTACAGACGCTAACTGGAACCGAGCGTACTCAGTACAAGAAGCTGTGTTCCCAGTACCAGCGGCAGCAGCTAACAAATTCTGGCCAACGGTTAACCGTATCGACGATGTATACGGCGACCGTAACCTAATTTGTTCTTGCCCAGCCGTTGAGACGTATATCGACGCGGAATAA
- the gcvH gene encoding glycine cleavage system protein GcvH, translated as MSNIPSELKYASSHEWVRNEGDGIVTVGITEHAQELLGDMVFVELPEVGDTVDTGDDVAVAESVKAASDIYAPVSGEIVEVNEELEDSPELVNSDAYGDGWMFKVKLSDEGELGNLLDAEGYENSIEE; from the coding sequence ATGAGCAACATTCCTTCTGAATTAAAGTACGCTTCTTCGCACGAATGGGTGCGTAACGAAGGCGACGGTATCGTAACTGTTGGTATCACAGAGCACGCACAAGAATTATTGGGCGACATGGTATTCGTAGAATTACCAGAAGTAGGTGATACGGTAGACACAGGTGACGACGTAGCAGTAGCTGAATCTGTTAAAGCAGCATCAGATATCTACGCACCAGTATCAGGTGAAATCGTTGAAGTAAACGAAGAGTTAGAAGACTCCCCAGAGCTAGTAAACTCAGACGCATACGGTGACGGCTGGATGTTCAAAGTGAAGCTTTCTGATGAAGGTGAATTGGGCAATCTTTTAGACGCGGAAGGTTACGAAAACTCAATCGAAGAGTAA